One segment of Fibrobacter sp. UWB10 DNA contains the following:
- a CDS encoding TIGR02147 family protein, which yields MKEIVEYTDYRKFIQDYYDERKRTSAFTWRDFARDAGFSSAVYLKYVCEGKKNLSVGAAGSVASAMGLVGFEHTYFVLMVSYAHAKGDAAKRAAFEERCALANAHKVRVLGDEEFKYFKSWKNVVLRELAPHMPGAKPLEMAKACKQPITAAEVSQTLDFLVRAKLLKKDKDGNYHQTDKAISMGSVDAVPVAARDLQRQMAEFAVKALSLPLSERDMSGLTMGITRRAYERIRKELADCRRRIMAIVTEDDDTEQVYRLNLQLFPMSECLKKDDKGTPEKEGDHEE from the coding sequence ATGAAGGAGATAGTAGAATACACAGATTACCGCAAGTTCATCCAGGACTACTACGATGAACGTAAGCGTACTTCTGCGTTTACCTGGCGAGATTTTGCGCGCGACGCAGGGTTTTCGTCGGCGGTTTATCTGAAGTATGTCTGCGAGGGGAAGAAAAACCTGAGCGTAGGGGCTGCAGGTTCCGTAGCGAGTGCTATGGGGTTGGTCGGGTTTGAACACACGTACTTTGTGCTGATGGTTTCATACGCACATGCGAAGGGCGATGCGGCAAAACGAGCCGCGTTCGAAGAACGCTGTGCGCTTGCGAATGCTCACAAGGTACGTGTGCTGGGGGATGAAGAGTTCAAGTATTTTAAATCATGGAAAAATGTGGTGCTGCGTGAATTGGCACCGCATATGCCGGGCGCAAAGCCGCTTGAAATGGCCAAAGCCTGCAAGCAACCGATTACCGCAGCCGAGGTCTCCCAGACGCTCGACTTCTTGGTGCGCGCCAAGCTCCTGAAAAAGGACAAAGACGGGAATTACCACCAGACGGATAAGGCGATTTCGATGGGCTCTGTCGATGCCGTGCCGGTGGCTGCTCGCGATTTGCAACGCCAGATGGCCGAATTCGCCGTCAAGGCGCTGAGCTTGCCGCTTTCGGAACGCGACATGTCGGGCCTTACCATGGGAATTACGCGCCGCGCCTACGAACGCATTAGAAAAGAACTTGCTGATTGCCGTCGCCGCATTATGGCCATTGTCACTGAAGACGACGATACGGAACAAGTGTACCGTTTGAACTTGCAACTGTTCCCGATGAGTGAATGTTTAAAGAAAGACGACAAGGGTACGCCCGAAAAGGAAGGAGATCATGAAGAATAA
- a CDS encoding TIGR02147 family protein has product MKEIIEYTDYRKFIQDYYDERKRCSAFSWHAFAQKAGFSSDVYLKYVCEGKKNLSVGSAGSVANAMGLVGFEYDYFVLMVSYAHAKSNEAKKAAFEERCALANAHKVRVLGDEEFKYFKSWKNSVIRELAPHMPGAKPLEIAHACKQKISAAEVSETLDFLVKANLLKKDKNGNYRQTDKTIKMAPVEAVPLAARDLQRQMGEFAIKAIDLPISERVMSGYTLGLTRRAYERIKKETEDYYRRVVAIATEEDETEQVYRLNVQLFPLSEHLKTEKETVLKKGQRK; this is encoded by the coding sequence ATGAAGGAGATCATAGAATACACGGATTATCGTAAGTTCATTCAGGACTACTACGATGAGCGCAAACGCTGCTCCGCTTTTTCGTGGCACGCTTTCGCCCAGAAGGCGGGCTTTTCGTCAGATGTCTACTTGAAGTACGTCTGCGAAGGGAAAAAGAATCTGAGTGTCGGGTCGGCGGGCTCGGTGGCGAATGCCATGGGCCTTGTCGGCTTTGAGTATGACTATTTTGTCTTGATGGTTTCTTATGCGCATGCAAAGAGCAACGAAGCTAAAAAGGCTGCGTTCGAAGAACGTTGCGCGCTGGCGAATGCTCACAAGGTGCGTGTGCTGGGGGACGAAGAATTCAAGTATTTTAAGTCGTGGAAAAATTCCGTAATCCGCGAATTGGCGCCGCACATGCCTGGTGCAAAACCGCTTGAGATTGCTCATGCCTGCAAACAAAAGATTTCGGCTGCAGAAGTTTCTGAAACGCTCGATTTTTTGGTGAAGGCGAACCTTTTGAAAAAGGATAAGAACGGAAATTACCGACAGACGGACAAGACGATTAAAATGGCGCCGGTGGAGGCTGTGCCGTTGGCCGCTCGCGATTTGCAGCGCCAGATGGGTGAATTTGCCATCAAGGCAATTGACTTGCCGATTTCAGAACGCGTCATGTCGGGTTATACGCTTGGACTAACGCGTCGTGCGTACGAACGCATCAAAAAAGAGACAGAAGATTATTACCGCCGCGTGGTGGCGATTGCGACGGAGGAAGACGAAACGGAACAGGTCTACCGCCTGAACGTGCAGTTGTTCCCGTTGAGTGAACATTTGAAAACCGAAAAGGAAACAGTTTTAAAAAAGGGGCAGAGAAAATGA
- a CDS encoding FISUMP domain-containing protein yields MFEQCNLNVKKWLGTAFALGAMMTACSTETAGTSEESEGIVALASKKVGGSVQKGPFVKGSDVVLRETSADGSLEPTGREFTTKTTNDDGDFKFDGIDLESQYALLSAEGYYEREYTGEVSSCPMRLDAVSNLEKRETVNINLLTHFEFKRVLNLVKEGKTFAEAKKQAAKEVFGAFGVKIDVSSAEDLNIYNSSDGDRTLYNISRIIDEQPEWNSWRDWYNADDDIDCSKLQDYIDGFANDFADDGVLADSIMQDLAGEGYSSARKLSKMQGVGEDDIKKKDEANPDAISMRFSKSEYDFGILLFLNYMDLELCTADLWGEYRKFDKAMVLEGELIESGYFLCNGYYWDLTTKEHIDSLKIPIDHKTGNMTDPRDGHKYQTISFEYEGKKYEWMAEDLKYDSEGLYTWTEAMQIDDKYMTEAAEDSLIGETHQGICPDGWHVSSPGEWNILVDYVGDVKNLLNENWRTSNLDAAYGKDLIGVFYNRFDFNLMPMDTVYLHAQYHSYKPGSYHISVPDEDEIAFLQLVLELTDDEEEREEIESYLLPKLAGDFYVQVSVRGYSVEYEPLKEARVRCVKN; encoded by the coding sequence ATGTTTGAACAATGTAATTTGAATGTGAAAAAATGGCTTGGGACGGCATTTGCGCTCGGTGCGATGATGACGGCCTGCTCCACAGAAACGGCAGGCACCAGCGAAGAGAGCGAAGGCATTGTCGCGCTCGCTAGTAAGAAAGTTGGTGGTTCTGTGCAGAAGGGGCCTTTCGTGAAGGGTTCGGATGTTGTCCTTAGAGAAACGTCGGCAGATGGAAGCCTTGAGCCCACAGGCAGAGAATTTACAACCAAGACAACCAATGATGATGGCGATTTCAAGTTTGACGGTATCGATTTGGAAAGCCAATATGCGCTTCTTTCCGCAGAAGGATACTACGAGCGAGAATACACGGGTGAAGTTTCTAGCTGCCCGATGCGCCTTGATGCTGTTTCCAATTTGGAAAAACGCGAAACCGTAAACATTAACCTCTTGACTCATTTTGAATTCAAGCGTGTGCTGAATTTGGTCAAGGAGGGCAAGACCTTTGCCGAAGCCAAAAAACAAGCTGCAAAGGAAGTTTTTGGTGCGTTCGGCGTCAAGATCGATGTTTCTTCTGCTGAAGACTTGAATATCTACAATTCTTCGGATGGTGACAGAACTCTGTACAATATCAGCCGAATTATCGATGAACAGCCTGAATGGAATTCTTGGCGCGATTGGTATAATGCTGATGACGATATTGATTGCTCCAAATTGCAAGATTACATCGATGGGTTTGCCAATGATTTTGCCGATGATGGTGTTCTCGCTGATTCGATTATGCAGGATCTCGCCGGAGAGGGCTATAGCTCTGCAAGGAAATTGAGCAAAATGCAGGGTGTTGGTGAAGACGATATCAAGAAAAAGGACGAGGCTAATCCAGATGCGATTAGTATGCGTTTTTCGAAAAGTGAATACGATTTCGGCATCCTGTTGTTTTTGAATTATATGGATCTTGAACTCTGTACTGCCGACCTTTGGGGCGAATACAGAAAGTTCGATAAGGCCATGGTACTTGAAGGCGAACTGATTGAATCGGGTTACTTCCTTTGCAATGGGTATTATTGGGACTTGACGACAAAAGAACATATCGATTCTCTCAAGATACCAATTGACCACAAAACGGGAAATATGACTGACCCGCGCGATGGACATAAGTACCAGACAATCAGCTTTGAATACGAAGGGAAAAAGTATGAATGGATGGCTGAAGATCTCAAGTATGATTCCGAAGGACTCTATACTTGGACGGAAGCCATGCAAATCGATGACAAGTACATGACGGAAGCTGCTGAAGATAGTTTGATTGGTGAAACACACCAGGGAATCTGTCCCGATGGCTGGCATGTCTCGAGTCCCGGGGAATGGAATATCTTGGTGGATTATGTTGGTGATGTTAAAAACCTGCTTAATGAAAATTGGAGAACTTCTAATTTGGATGCGGCCTATGGAAAGGATTTGATCGGCGTGTTCTACAACAGGTTTGATTTTAACCTTATGCCGATGGATACGGTATATTTGCATGCCCAATACCATTCTTACAAACCGGGTTCTTACCATATAAGTGTGCCGGATGAAGACGAAATTGCTTTCTTGCAACTTGTTCTTGAACTAACTGATGATGAAGAAGAACGTGAAGAAATTGAAAGTTATCTTCTTCCGAAGTTGGCTGGTGACTTTTACGTGCAAGTATCTGTTCGTGGTTATAGCGTTGAATACGAACCGCTAAAAGAAGCCCGCGTGCGTTGCGTCAAGAACTAA
- a CDS encoding TIGR02147 family protein gives MKSIIEYKDYRQYIQDYYTERKRCSAFTWREFARLAGFASGSYLKLVCDGKTRLVEEGAKKAALAMGMLGFEYDYFILMVRYENAKSDIQKKKCFEEMQALSTAHHVKILGSDLYTFYETWKHSVVRELAVAMPGAKPLEIAKACKFPISAADVSASLSFLLKSGLLSRDVKGNYQQTNHSLSTGRLNVVAVAVHSLLRQMGEFALEALDKLPISERHFSGITMGVTQETYQKVVDEIAEFRKHIISMVAEERRPDKVCRLNFQFFPLTDNINRGKSTSGKGV, from the coding sequence ATGAAGTCGATTATTGAATACAAAGACTATCGCCAGTACATTCAGGACTACTACACCGAACGGAAACGTTGTTCTGCATTTACGTGGCGCGAATTTGCAAGGCTTGCTGGCTTTGCTTCGGGGTCGTATTTAAAGTTGGTTTGCGATGGCAAAACCCGCTTGGTAGAAGAAGGTGCCAAGAAAGCTGCACTTGCCATGGGCATGCTCGGCTTTGAATACGACTATTTTATTTTGATGGTCCGCTATGAAAATGCGAAATCGGACATTCAGAAAAAGAAATGTTTCGAAGAAATGCAGGCGCTAAGTACCGCGCACCATGTAAAGATTCTCGGGAGTGACCTGTACACATTCTACGAAACATGGAAGCATTCCGTGGTGCGTGAATTAGCTGTCGCGATGCCGGGTGCAAAACCGCTTGAAATCGCTAAGGCTTGCAAGTTCCCGATTTCGGCGGCCGATGTGAGCGCGAGTCTGAGTTTCCTCTTGAAATCAGGACTGCTTTCTCGTGACGTGAAAGGCAATTACCAGCAGACAAACCATTCGCTTAGTACGGGGCGCCTGAATGTGGTTGCTGTTGCGGTACATTCGCTGTTGCGCCAGATGGGCGAATTTGCGCTTGAAGCGCTTGATAAGTTGCCAATCTCAGAACGCCACTTTAGCGGTATCACCATGGGTGTAACGCAGGAAACTTACCAAAAGGTTGTCGACGAAATTGCGGAATTCCGCAAGCACATTATTTCGATGGTGGCTGAAGAACGCCGCCCGGATAAAGTGTGCAGACTTAATTTCCAGTTTTTCCCTCTGACAGATAATATTAATCGTGGCAAGTCCACATCGGGTAAAGGAGTTTAA